The following are encoded in a window of Amycolatopsis lexingtonensis genomic DNA:
- a CDS encoding bifunctional [glutamine synthetase] adenylyltransferase/[glutamine synthetase]-adenylyl-L-tyrosine phosphorylase, with protein sequence MADRARTTASAARYGFTDPRAEGQLRAAGWWDDAGPVASATDVLVALSRTADPDLALRGLDRIREADDAEWTRLEERLRAHRTFRGRLLGVLGTSSALADFLAANPDQWHALTGDKCTDSACYREALRTALVRDDGSVLTGLEAEQALKVGYRGQLLGIAAADLGHLVEAGLEHPRYAEVAAQLTELAEAALAAGLVVAEAEVGKPAEGTLAVVAMGKCGGRELNYVSDVDVIFVGEGDLGVATRLASTMMRVVGKACFEVDAALRPEGKAGALVRTVESHHGYYQKWAKTWEFQALLKARPVAGDAELGRQYAEMVAPLVWSAADRDNFVGEVQQMRRRVEGHVPSEHAERELKLGRGGLRDVEFAVQLLQLVHGRVDADLRSPSTMDALAALGEGGYVGRQDAAELGTSYEFLRMLEHRLQLRRLRRTHLFPAASDTDELRILARASGIKPAGGKSPGDALLAEFRRQGQSIRRLHEKIFYRPLLQSVANVPTEALRLTTKQAASRLAALGYTAPDGALQHIKALTSGVSRRAAIQQALLPVLLDLLADTPDPDGGLLSYRKVSEALEDTPWYLRVLRDEGTVVENLALLLGTSRLVPDLLVRAPEVLRLLGDPARLLGRAPAEVATSLRATVRRQPGVNAAVAAARSLRRHELLRVACADLLGLLDVPAVCEALSSVWVAVLQGALAAAFRQRQAELGRTPARIAVIGMGRLGGAELGYGSDADVLFVCEPSEGVSDADAVKFASSVAETVRKMLGAPSSDPALVVDADLRPEGRSGPLVRTLESYRAYYARWGEVWEAQALLRARFVAGDDELGERFIALIDPIRYPENGLDATQAREIRRIKARVETERMPRGADPTRHTKLGRGGLADVEWTVQLLQLQHACSVPGLRTTSTLDALAVLPEAGLATQSEVESLREAWLLATRVRNAGMLVRGKAVDEVPGSGRDLTAVASVLGHPAADDPGEFLDTYRRITRRAHTVVEHLFYEA encoded by the coding sequence ATGGCAGACCGCGCGCGAACGACCGCTTCGGCGGCGAGGTACGGCTTCACGGATCCCCGTGCCGAGGGCCAGTTGCGCGCGGCCGGCTGGTGGGACGACGCCGGCCCGGTCGCCTCGGCCACCGACGTGCTCGTGGCGCTGTCCCGCACCGCCGACCCGGACCTCGCGCTGCGCGGCCTGGACCGCATCCGCGAAGCCGACGACGCCGAGTGGACCCGCCTCGAAGAACGGCTACGCGCCCACCGGACGTTCCGCGGCCGGCTCCTCGGCGTGCTGGGCACGTCGAGCGCGCTCGCCGACTTCCTCGCCGCGAACCCGGACCAATGGCACGCGCTCACCGGCGACAAGTGCACCGATTCCGCCTGCTACCGCGAAGCCCTGCGCACGGCGCTGGTGCGTGACGACGGCTCGGTGCTGACCGGGCTCGAAGCCGAGCAGGCTCTCAAGGTCGGCTACCGCGGCCAGCTGCTCGGCATCGCCGCCGCCGACCTGGGCCACCTCGTCGAGGCCGGGCTCGAGCACCCGCGCTACGCCGAGGTCGCGGCCCAGCTGACCGAACTCGCGGAGGCCGCGCTGGCCGCCGGGCTGGTGGTCGCCGAGGCCGAAGTCGGGAAGCCGGCCGAGGGCACCCTCGCCGTGGTCGCCATGGGCAAGTGCGGCGGCCGGGAGCTCAACTACGTCAGCGACGTCGACGTCATCTTCGTCGGCGAAGGCGATCTCGGCGTGGCCACCAGGCTGGCGAGCACGATGATGCGCGTCGTCGGCAAGGCGTGCTTCGAGGTCGACGCGGCGCTGCGCCCCGAAGGCAAGGCGGGCGCGCTGGTCCGCACCGTCGAAAGCCACCACGGCTACTACCAGAAGTGGGCCAAGACCTGGGAGTTCCAGGCGCTGCTCAAGGCGCGCCCGGTGGCCGGCGACGCCGAACTCGGCCGCCAGTACGCCGAGATGGTCGCGCCGCTCGTGTGGTCCGCGGCCGACCGCGACAACTTCGTCGGCGAGGTGCAGCAAATGCGCCGTCGCGTCGAGGGGCACGTGCCGTCCGAGCACGCCGAGCGGGAGCTGAAGCTGGGCCGCGGCGGCCTGCGCGACGTCGAGTTCGCCGTCCAGCTGCTGCAGCTCGTGCACGGCCGGGTCGACGCGGACCTGCGCTCGCCGTCCACGATGGACGCGCTCGCGGCGCTCGGCGAAGGCGGTTACGTCGGCCGCCAGGACGCGGCCGAGCTGGGCACGTCGTACGAATTCCTGCGGATGCTCGAACACCGCCTGCAGCTGCGGCGGCTGCGCCGGACGCACCTGTTCCCGGCGGCGTCGGACACCGACGAGCTGCGGATCCTCGCCCGCGCCAGCGGCATCAAGCCGGCCGGCGGCAAGAGTCCCGGCGACGCGCTGCTCGCGGAGTTCCGGCGGCAGGGCCAGAGCATCCGGCGCCTGCACGAGAAGATCTTCTACCGGCCGCTGCTGCAGTCGGTCGCGAACGTGCCGACCGAGGCGCTGCGCCTGACCACCAAGCAGGCCGCGAGCCGGCTCGCCGCGCTCGGCTACACCGCGCCCGACGGGGCGCTGCAGCACATCAAGGCCCTCACTTCGGGCGTCTCGCGCCGCGCCGCGATCCAGCAGGCGCTGCTGCCGGTGCTGCTCGACCTCCTCGCCGACACACCCGATCCCGACGGCGGGCTGCTGTCGTACCGGAAGGTGTCGGAGGCGCTCGAGGACACACCGTGGTACCTGCGGGTGCTGCGGGACGAGGGCACGGTCGTCGAGAACCTGGCGCTGCTGCTCGGCACCTCGCGGCTGGTGCCGGACCTGCTGGTCCGCGCCCCCGAGGTGCTGCGCCTGCTCGGCGACCCGGCCCGGCTGCTCGGCCGCGCGCCCGCCGAGGTCGCGACGTCGCTGCGGGCCACCGTCCGCCGTCAGCCCGGGGTCAACGCCGCCGTGGCCGCGGCGCGCTCGCTGCGCCGGCACGAACTGCTGCGCGTCGCCTGCGCGGACCTGCTCGGGCTGCTCGACGTCCCGGCGGTGTGCGAAGCGCTGTCCAGCGTCTGGGTGGCCGTGCTGCAGGGCGCGCTGGCCGCGGCGTTCCGCCAGCGCCAAGCCGAGCTGGGCCGGACCCCGGCGCGCATCGCCGTCATCGGGATGGGCCGCCTCGGCGGCGCCGAACTCGGCTACGGCTCCGACGCCGACGTCCTCTTCGTGTGCGAACCGTCCGAAGGGGTCTCGGACGCCGACGCGGTGAAGTTCGCGTCGTCGGTGGCGGAGACCGTCCGCAAGATGCTGGGCGCGCCGAGCTCGGACCCGGCACTGGTCGTCGACGCCGACCTGCGGCCCGAGGGCCGGAGCGGCCCGCTGGTGCGCACGCTCGAGTCGTACCGCGCGTATTACGCCCGGTGGGGCGAGGTGTGGGAGGCGCAGGCGCTGCTGCGTGCCCGGTTCGTCGCGGGCGACGACGAGCTCGGCGAGCGGTTCATCGCGCTGATCGACCCGATCCGCTACCCCGAAAACGGCCTGGACGCGACGCAGGCGCGCGAGATCCGCCGCATCAAGGCGCGCGTGGAGACGGAGCGGATGCCCCGCGGCGCGGACCCGACGCGCCACACGAAGCTGGGCCGGGGCGGCCTCGCCGACGTCGAGTGGACGGTCCAGCTCCTCCAGCTCCAGCACGCGTGTTCGGTCCCCGGCTTGCGGACGACCTCGACGCTCGACGCACTGGCCGTGCTGCCGGAGGCGGGCCTCGCCACGCAGTCCGAGGTGGAGTCGCTGCGCGAGGCGTGGCTGCTGGCGACCCGGGTCCGCAACGCGGGGATGCTGGTCCGCGGCAAGGCGGTCGACGAGGTCCCGGGCTCGGGCCGCGACCTGACGGCGGTGGCCAGCGTCCTCGGCCACCCGGCGGCGGACGACCCCGGCGAGTTCCTCGACACGTACCGCCGCATCACGCGCCGGGCGCACACGGTGGTGGAGCACTTGTTCTACGAGGCCTGA
- a CDS encoding inorganic phosphate transporter gives MEPSLLVVIVVVTALVFDFTNGFHDTANSMATSIATGALRPRVAVAISAVLNLVGAFLSVEVAKTISSGLVDDTKIGPSIVFGGLIGAIVWNLVTWFVGLPSSSSHALFGGLIGATWISAGAGSVHFGKIVEKVLVPAAASPVIAGLVAMVATYLVYRFLVRGRPATRGFKVGQIVSASLVSLAHGTNDAQKTMGVITLTLVSAGSLPSGAAPPVWVIVSAACALAAGTYLGGWRITHTLGKGLTDIEGPQGFAAQTSSALVILISSRLGFPLSTTHVCSGGIVGSGVGRREAPVRWRMAGRMVVAWLFTLPAAAIVGAISGKIASLGNAGTISVGVVGLGVGIGIYVLSRRNPVSAHSFQVPEPTPAGTEPGRLAA, from the coding sequence GTGGAGCCCTCGTTGCTGGTCGTGATCGTGGTCGTCACGGCTCTGGTATTCGATTTCACGAACGGGTTCCACGACACCGCGAACTCGATGGCGACGTCGATCGCCACCGGCGCGCTCCGGCCGCGGGTGGCCGTCGCGATCTCCGCGGTGCTGAACCTGGTCGGTGCGTTCCTGTCGGTGGAGGTCGCCAAGACGATCTCCAGCGGCCTGGTCGACGATACAAAGATCGGCCCGTCGATCGTCTTCGGCGGGTTGATCGGCGCGATCGTCTGGAACCTCGTGACGTGGTTCGTCGGCCTGCCGTCGAGTTCGTCGCACGCGCTGTTCGGCGGGCTGATCGGCGCCACCTGGATTTCGGCGGGTGCCGGCTCGGTCCACTTCGGGAAGATCGTCGAGAAGGTCCTCGTGCCCGCGGCGGCGAGCCCGGTGATCGCGGGCCTCGTCGCGATGGTCGCGACGTACCTCGTCTACCGCTTCCTGGTCCGGGGCCGTCCGGCCACGCGCGGCTTCAAGGTCGGCCAGATCGTGTCGGCGTCACTCGTCTCGCTCGCGCACGGCACCAACGACGCGCAGAAGACGATGGGCGTCATCACGCTCACGCTCGTCAGCGCCGGCAGCCTCCCGTCGGGCGCCGCCCCGCCGGTCTGGGTGATCGTCAGCGCCGCGTGCGCCCTCGCGGCCGGCACGTACCTCGGCGGCTGGCGCATCACCCACACCCTCGGCAAGGGCCTGACCGACATCGAGGGCCCGCAGGGCTTCGCCGCCCAGACGAGCTCGGCGCTGGTCATCCTCATCTCGTCACGGCTGGGCTTCCCGCTGTCGACGACGCACGTGTGCTCGGGCGGCATCGTCGGCTCCGGCGTCGGACGGCGAGAAGCGCCCGTCCGCTGGCGGATGGCGGGCCGGATGGTCGTCGCGTGGCTGTTCACGCTGCCCGCGGCCGCGATCGTCGGCGCGATCTCCGGCAAGATCGCCTCGCTCGGCAACGCGGGCACCATTTCCGTCGGCGTCGTCGGGCTCGGGGTGGGCATCGGCATCTACGTCCTTTCGCGGCGCAACCCCGTCAGCGCACACAGCTTCCAGGTGCCGGAGCCGACGCCCGCCGGGACCGAACCGGGCCGCCTGGCCGCCTGA
- a CDS encoding type 1 glutamine amidotransferase yields MTRLLIIQPDTSDPLGPLGDWLTEAGAELDVRLPPRDELPADLDGYRGVVCLGGGMGAEDDAKHPWLADVRRLLSKAAAKQLPTLGICLGAQLLAVATGGRVEVGADGPEVGPHLVAKKDAAWIDPLFADLPLMQDVLQFHSDAITRLPPGAELLASAPRYPNQAFRFGRCVYGVQFHIETTPAVVESWAAESPQEAEFARPGSLEHDALTTVHTDIAETWGPFAQRFVRLAAGDLEPAAESQRSLPLA; encoded by the coding sequence GTGACACGACTGCTGATCATCCAGCCGGACACGTCGGATCCGCTCGGTCCCCTCGGCGACTGGCTGACCGAAGCCGGCGCGGAACTCGACGTCCGGCTGCCGCCGCGGGACGAGCTGCCCGCGGACCTCGACGGCTACCGGGGTGTCGTCTGCCTGGGCGGCGGCATGGGCGCGGAGGACGACGCGAAGCACCCGTGGCTCGCCGACGTGCGACGGCTGCTTTCGAAGGCGGCGGCGAAGCAGCTCCCCACGCTCGGGATCTGCCTCGGCGCGCAGCTGCTGGCCGTCGCGACCGGTGGCCGCGTCGAGGTCGGGGCGGACGGGCCCGAGGTCGGCCCGCACCTCGTCGCCAAGAAGGACGCGGCGTGGATCGATCCGCTCTTCGCCGACCTGCCGCTGATGCAGGACGTCCTGCAGTTCCACAGCGACGCGATCACGCGGCTCCCGCCCGGCGCCGAACTGCTCGCGTCCGCGCCGCGCTACCCGAACCAGGCCTTCCGGTTCGGCCGTTGTGTCTACGGCGTCCAGTTCCACATCGAGACGACACCCGCCGTGGTCGAGAGCTGGGCCGCCGAAAGCCCGCAGGAGGCGGAATTCGCTCGTCCGGGCTCACTCGAGCACGACGCGCTGACCACAGTGCACACCGACATCGCCGAAACCTGGGGTCCGTTCGCGCAGCGGTTCGTCCGGTTGGCCGCCGGTGACCTCGAGCCCGCCGCCGAGAGTCAACGCTCGTTACCGCTGGCTTAA
- a CDS encoding rhodanese-like domain-containing protein, giving the protein MTRALDVPAPAPELATAYFGAELAFEVDPDDLVRDLQAGHTDGYVIVETRAPEAFAQARIPGAVNLPYRDLTAETTKHLDRDVVYICYCESTNCNAATKGALKLAQLGFRVKRLSGGITSWIAAGYPVEGTAAGATAAPGIRCAC; this is encoded by the coding sequence ATGACCCGCGCACTCGACGTCCCCGCCCCAGCACCCGAACTCGCCACCGCCTACTTCGGCGCCGAACTCGCCTTCGAGGTCGATCCCGACGACCTCGTCCGCGACCTGCAAGCCGGCCACACCGACGGCTACGTGATCGTCGAGACGCGCGCGCCCGAGGCGTTCGCCCAGGCGCGCATCCCGGGCGCCGTCAACCTGCCCTACCGCGACCTCACGGCGGAGACCACGAAGCACCTCGACCGCGACGTCGTCTACATCTGCTACTGCGAGAGCACCAACTGCAACGCCGCCACCAAGGGCGCGCTCAAGCTGGCGCAGCTCGGGTTCCGGGTGAAGCGGCTCTCCGGCGGCATCACGAGCTGGATCGCGGCCGGCTACCCCGTGGAAGGAACCGCGGCCGGAGCAACCGCGGCCCCCGGGATCCGCTGCGCCTGCTGA
- a CDS encoding Lrp/AsnC family transcriptional regulator, which translates to MDLDDVDWHLLELLQSDGRLSFSELGRRVSLSGSAVTERVRRLEERGVITGYTATIDTTKLGLPIEALVRARVRSLDTPRFRTAVLPLPQVVAADHITGDECWILRVLCRSTGELEELVEKVQRYGETTTSLVLSSPLRRRPVTRA; encoded by the coding sequence GTGGACCTCGACGACGTCGATTGGCACCTGCTGGAGCTGCTCCAGTCGGACGGCCGGCTGAGCTTTTCCGAGCTGGGGCGCCGAGTGTCGCTGTCGGGCTCGGCGGTGACGGAACGGGTGCGCCGGCTCGAGGAGCGCGGCGTGATCACCGGCTACACGGCGACCATCGACACGACGAAGCTGGGCCTGCCGATCGAGGCGCTGGTGCGCGCCCGCGTGCGGAGCCTGGACACCCCGCGGTTCCGGACGGCGGTGCTGCCGCTGCCGCAGGTCGTCGCGGCGGACCACATCACCGGCGACGAGTGCTGGATCCTGCGGGTGCTGTGCCGGAGCACGGGCGAGCTGGAGGAGCTCGTCGAGAAGGTGCAGCGGTACGGCGAAACGACGACGTCGCTCGTGCTGTCTTCGCCGCTGCGCCGGCGGCCCGTGACGCGGGCATGA